The following coding sequences are from one Caldilineales bacterium window:
- a CDS encoding DUF2281 domain-containing protein — protein MTISARMSKEIKTAAPTEGAVLAALRKLPNNYLAEVLRYIEFLEYKVNAVGLDVDEDAALWAAVEANQEYKRLHPDDGLEIYETGDAFMEAVRDL, from the coding sequence ATGACCATCAGCGCCCGCATGAGCAAGGAAATCAAGACCGCCGCTCCTACCGAGGGCGCTGTCCTTGCTGCCCTGCGTAAGCTTCCAAACAACTACCTGGCCGAGGTGTTGCGCTATATCGAATTCCTGGAGTACAAGGTCAATGCAGTGGGCCTCGATGTTGATGAAGATGCGGCGCTGTGGGCGGCGGTTGAGGCCAACCAGGAATACAAACGCTTGCACCCTGACGATGGCCTGGAAATCTATGAGACGGGGGATGCCTTTATGGAAGCGGTCAGGGATCTTTGA